Proteins from one Saccharomyces eubayanus strain FM1318 chromosome XI, whole genome shotgun sequence genomic window:
- the DPC7 gene encoding Dpc7p yields MNSNILRSLQRTGRRFASSRDFEPVIGSNPKKQTTRLVAGSVGVMIPLALYLFYKNDSKHSEIKKIYQNEKKM; encoded by the coding sequence ATGAATTCTAATATTTTGAGATCGTTACAAAGGACAGGTAGAAGGTTTGCTTCATCAAGGGATTTTGAACCTGTCATTGGATCTAATCCAAAAAAACAGACTACGCGACTGGTGGCCGGCTCAGTGGGTGTTATGATCCCACTAGCTctatatttattttataaaaACGATAGCAAACATAGtgaaatcaagaaaatatatcaaaatgagaagaaaatgtag
- the NUP100 gene encoding FG-nucleoporin NUP100, which yields MFGNNRPMFGGSNLSFGSNTSSFGAQQPQQPSSVFGASNSNNNNSNNNIPNNNAQSGFGGFSSTAGSNNSSLFGNNNSTQSNGTFGQSMGTAQNSPFGSLNSSNTGNTNTFGGSNSMSSFGGSNNAFNNNNNVNSNSNNSTNSPFGLNKPNTGGSLFGSQNNTNTRNSSLFGGQNTSTTGTFGNTGASFGSGLNNNSSMFGAGNNQQSNTTGGMFGSQQPSAFGTNNQQGGMFGQQPQNTNNAFGSQNQIGASSFGSKPVGSGSLFGQSNNALGNTNTTSNGLFGQTNVNNQTNTNGGLFGQNTMTNNTQGMFGQNNNQMQMNSNNTNNNTNSLFGKGNTTTSFGQQPSNNTGSLFGNKPSGGLFGQQKTTNAFPNSTPGGQFGQNNQQQGSGLFGQGPQTNSNGGLFGQNNQQQQQPPNAFGQNNTGPGLFGQNSQQQQQPAGLFGAKPAAPAGSLFGGNSSNQPGSLFGTTNASASNTQAQQGNSLFGGAKPAANMSFGTNSSVNQPGGGGSLFGAKPASTTGSLFGNNTASTTAPPTGGLFGNSTNNPSNTANTSLFGAKTESQTKPGLGGGLFGSLNSNPLSVGQNKPAFGNTNQNTGLFSATNTNSSTTAPTGGLFGANNSTFGKDAQNGPPANGFSQNSTMGSTGLPSLQESATTNDEQLFSKVIIPNSITNPVKATASKLNADMKRNNSLTSAYRLAPKPLFAASSGNSTMFQKWGKITEKGSGDNGTGKTFTEPESNYSSSSDLLFYPDKRYLKHLVIKNNKSTSVVDSNDGETNKVKLVTFTTEKVSENKQDVSSPTHLNTADKTDSSHTIQMETVNKSIPDVQSKISNGPVSVPTTESEKTDIKVPGLLSNDVTFFQNNYYISPSMETLGNRSLIELRKINNLIIGHREYGKVEFLEPVDLSNTPLDTLCDDIVVFGLKSCSIYENCSMKPKKGEGINVRCRVTLYSCFPIDKETRNPIKNLQHPLLKRSIAKLKENPVYKFESYDPVTGTYSYTVDSPILP from the coding sequence ATGTTTGGTAATAATAGACCAATGTTCGGAGGTAGCAATCTTTCCTTTGGATCAAATACTTCATCCTTCGGAGCACAGCAACCGCAGCAACCGAGCTCCGTTTTCGGGGCtagtaatagtaacaataataatagtaataacaATATCCCTAACAACAATGCTCAATCAGGGTTTGGTGGATTCAGTTCTACCGCTGGGAGTAATAATAGCAGTTTGTTTGGAAATAACAACAGTACACAAAGCAATGGAACCTTTGGCCAATCAATGGGTACTGCCCAAAATTCACCATTTGGCTCTTTAAACTCTTCAAATACTGGAAACACGAACACTTTTGGAGGATCCAATTCAATGAGCTCTTTCGGTGGGAGTAATAACGCAtttaataataacaacaatgtTAATTCCAATAGTAACAATAGCACCAATTCGCCGTTTGGCTTGAACAAACCAAATACAGGTGGATCTTTGTTTGGTTCGCAGAACAATACCAACACAAGGAACTCCAGTCTATTTGGTGGGCAAAACACGAGTACCACTGGTACATTTGGAAACACCGGGGCTAGCTTTGGATCTGGATTGAACAACAACTCGAGTATGTTCGGTGCAGGGAACAACCAGCAGAGCAATACTACTGGTGGTATGTTTGGCAGCCAACAACCCTCGGCATTTGGAACGAACAATCAACAAGGTGGTATGTTTGGACAACAACCCCAAAACACCAACAATGCGTTTGGAAGCCAAAACCAAATAGGAGCAAGCTCGTTCGGATCAAAACCTGTTGGCTCAGGATCATTGTTTGGTCAAAGTAATAACGCCCTTGGAAACACAAACACTACTAGCAATGGATTGTTTGGCCAAACCAATGTCAATAATCAAACCAACACTAATGGCGGACTTTTTGGACAAAACACTATGACTAATAACACACAAGGAATGTTTGGGcaaaacaacaatcaaatgcaaatgaacagcaacaataccaacaacaacaccaatagtttatttggaaaaggaaacacTACTACTAGTTTTGGTCAGCAACCAAGCAACAACACAGGCTCTTTATTCGGGAACAAACCATCCGGTGGACTATTTGGTCAACAAAAGACTACTAATGCCTTCCCGAATTCTACACCAGGAGGTCAATTTGGGCAAAATAACCAACAGCAAGGATCTGGTCTATTCGGTCAAGGTCCCCAGACAAACAGTAATGGTGGGCTGTTTGGACAGAATAaccaacagcagcaacagccCCCCAATGCATTTGGTCAAAACAATACAGGGCCAGGTCTTTTTGGACAGAACAGtcagcagcaacagcaaccaGCGGGCCTGTTTGGGGCCAAGCCAGCAGCTCCAGCTGGGTCTCTCTTTGGAGGTAATTCTTCAAACCAACCAGGCTCACTATTTGGCACTACCAACGCATCTGCCTCAAATACGCAAGCACAACAAGGAAACAGTTTATTTGGTGGAGCCAAGCCAGCCGCAAACATGTCATTTGGAACAAATTCTAGTGTCAATCAACCGGGAGGCGGGGGCAGCCTATTTGGAGCTAAGCCTGCTTCCACCACCGGGTCATTATTCGGGAATAATACAGCCTCTACGACAGCACCTCCCACAGGGGGTCTCTTCGGAAATAGCACTAATAATCCAAGCAATACTGCAAATACAAGCCTTTTCGGTGCGAAGACTGAATCTCAGACGAAACCAGGATTGGGAGGAGGATTATTCGGTAGTTTGAATTCTAATCCTTTGTCAGTTGGCCAAAATAAACCAGCTTTTGGAAACACAAATCAAAACACTGGGCTTTTTTCAGCTACTAACACAAATTCTTCCACTACTGCTCCAACTGGTGGGCTTTTTGGGGCAAATAATAGCACTTTTGGTAAAGATGCACAAAACGGACCACCTGCTAACGGTTTCTCTCAGAACTCAACTATGGGCAGCACAGGACTTCCTTCCTTACAAGAATCGGCCACAACTAATGATGAACAGCTTTTCTCGAAGGTCATAATTCCCAACTCAATTACGAATCCGGTCAAGGCAACTGCCTCAAAACTGAATGCTgatatgaaaagaaataatagcCTCACGAGTGCTTATAGATTAGCTCCAAAGCCGCTATTTGCTGCGTCTTCTGGTAATAGCACTATGTTTCAAAAGTGGGGAAAGATAACAGAAAAAGGTAGCGGAGACAACGGAACTGGCAAGACCTTTACGGAGCCTGAGTCTAACTATTCCTCTTCGAGtgatttgttgttttacCCCGATAAGAGGTATTTGAAGCATTTGGTAattaaaaacaacaaaagcacAAGTGTCGTAGATTCCAATGATGGTGAAACAAACAAAGTAAAACTGGTGACTTTTACAACAGAAAAAGTTTCTGAAAACAAGCAAGATGTTTCAAGCCCTACGCATCTAAATACAGCAGACAAAACTGATTCTTCCCATACCATCCAAATGGAGACCGTTAACAAAAGTATTCCTGATGTTCAAtcgaaaatatcaaatgGTCCTGTCTCCGTTCCAACTACTGAGAGTGAAAAGACCGATATCAAAGTGCCAGGTCTACTAAGCAATGACGtcacttttttccaaaataatTACTATATTTCACCATCAATGGAAACGCTTGGCAATAGATCATTGATCGAACTTCGTAAGATAAACAATTTAATAATTGGCCACAGGGAGTATGGTAAAGTCGAATTCCTAGAACCGGTTGATTTGTCTAATACACCCTTAGATACTTTGTGTGATGATATAGTTGTTTTCGGATTAAAATCATGCTCAATATATGAGAACTGTTCCATGAAACCGAAAAAAGGCGAAGGTATCAATGTACGTTGCAGAGTTACTTTGTACTCCTGCTTCCCTATTGATAAGGAAACAAGGAACCCTATAAAAAACCTACAACAtcctcttttgaaaagaagcattgctaaactaaaagaaaatccagTTTACAAGTTCGAAAGCTATGATCCCGTAACAGGCACTTATAGTTATACTGTGGACTCGCCAATTTTGCCTTAG
- the YNK1 gene encoding nucleoside diphosphate kinase yields the protein MSSQTERTFIAVKPDGVQRGLVSQILSRFEKRGYKLVAIKLVQADDKLLEQHYAEHVGKPFFPKMASFMKSGPILATVWEGKDVVKQGRSILGATNPLASAPGTIRGDFGVDLGRNVCHGSDSVESAEREINLWFKKEDLISWESNQAKWLYE from the coding sequence atgtcCAGCCAAACTGAAAGAACTTTTATTGCAGTTAAGCCAGATGGTGTTCAAAGAGGTTTAGTCTCTCAAATTTTATCtcgttttgaaaaaagaggtTATAAGTTGGTTGCTATCAAATTAGTCCAAGCTGACGACAAATTACTAGAGCAACATTATGCTGAACACGTTGGTAAACCATTTTTCCCAAAAATGGCTTCTTTCATGAAATCTGGCCCAATCTTGGCTACTGTATGGGAAGGTAAAGATGTGGTCAAGCAAGGTAGGTCCATTCTTGGTGCCACTAACCCATTGGCCAGTGCTCCGGGCACCATCAGAGGTGACTTCGGTGTTGATCTAGGCAGAAACGTTTGTCATGGTAGTGATTCTGTTGAAAGCGCTGAACGTGAAATTAACTTATGGTTCAAGAAGGAAGATTTAATTAGTTGGGAATCCAACCAAGCAAAATGGCTTTATGAATGA
- the YET1 gene encoding Yet1p, with amino-acid sequence MSLYFTALFLMLTVEMVMLFIFVLPLPFRIRRGIFSSYNQLTAKQQIKTVIVIMGGLVGLLFIDSWKRSQIRVSLYHNDNSGSMGSSAVTPIQALASRAYNQRNMYISGFILYFSICIPTVMSIVKRLVKYQGLINEQKKQKLTKTSPRTEKVSKKADSTKLEEQLKKKQISLEGLQKQVKNLEKYFDEKNQPGNLAAAEAAKKGN; translated from the coding sequence ATGAGTTTATATTTTACAGCTTTATTCCTAATGCTCACCGTTGAGATGGTGATGctcttcattttcgttttgcCTCTGCCATTCCGGATCCGTAGAGGTATTTTTAGCAGCTATAACCAATTGACGGCTAAGCAGCAGATAAAAACCGTAATTGTCATAATGGGCGGTCTTGTTGGGCTGTTGTTTATCGATTCGTGGAAGAGGTCACAAATCCGCGTTTCATTATACCATAACGATAACAGCGGTTCAATGGGGTCATCTGCTGTCACCCCAATACAGGCCTTGGCATCAAGAGCTTACAACCAAAGGAACATGTACATTTCTGGGTTCATATTGTATTTCTCTATTTGCATCCCAACGGTCATGTCTATTGTCAAGAGATTGGTGAAATATCAGGGATTGATCAACGAGcaaaaaaagcagaagTTGACCAAAACTTCTCCAAGAACCGAGAAAGTTTCAAAGAAGGCCGACTCTACTAAATTGGAAGAAcaactaaagaaaaagcaaatttctttggaaGGCTTGCAAAAGCAAGTCAAGAACTTGGAGAAATACTTCGACGAAAAAAACCAACCAGGCAACTTGGCCGCCGCTGAAGCTGCTAAGAAGGGAAACTAA
- a CDS encoding L-methionine (R)-S-oxide reductase produces the protein MGSSSGFHHADHANYASILSKEETLEQLLLSYEALSDDQTNWVCNLSNASSLIWHAYKSLGVNVNWAGFYVSHGNEKDTLILGPFQGKVACQTIQFGKGVCGTAASKKETQVVHDVNKYPGHIACDGETKSEIVVPVISNDGITLAVIDIDCLDYKGFDEVDKNFLERLGNLINKSCTFK, from the coding sequence ATGGGTTCATCTAGCGGGTTCCATCATGCCGATCACGCCAACTATGCGTCAATCTTAAGTAAGGAAGAAACCCTTGAACAACTCTTATTATCGTACGAGGCACTATCTGACGATCAAACCAATTGGGTTTGTAATTTGTCTAATGCCTCGTCTTTGATTTGGCATGCGTACAAGTCGTTGGGCGTCAATGTGAATTGGGCCGGGTTTTACGTTAGTCatggaaatgaaaaggatACATTGATACTGGGCCCGTTTCAAGGGAAGGTTGCCTGTCAAACGATTCAATTTGGTAAAGGTGTTTGCGGGACTGCAGcctcaaaaaaagagacaCAAGTTGTCCATGATGTTAACAAATATCCCGGTCATATCGCGTGCGATGGAGAAACTAAGAGTGAGATCGTTGTCCCGGTCATATCCAATGATGGTATTACATTGGCTGTTATTGATATTGATTGTTTAGATTACAAGGGGTTTGATGAAGTagacaaaaattttttggaaaggcTCGGTAATCtaataaataaatcatGCACTTTTAAATAG